Proteins from one Enoplosus armatus isolate fEnoArm2 chromosome 4, fEnoArm2.hap1, whole genome shotgun sequence genomic window:
- the LOC139283992 gene encoding golgin subfamily A member 7-like isoform X1 — protein sequence MAETHSLQDMRQQAAVAAKVFIQRDYTNGTVCQFQTKFPSELETRIDKQQFEETVRTLNNLYAEAEKLGSQSYIEGCLACLTAYTVFLCMETHYEKVLKKIAKYIQEQNDKIYAPRGLLLTDPIERGLRVIEVTIFEDRSLTR from the exons ATGGCAGAG ACCCACAGCTTGCAGGACATGAGGCAACAGGCAGCCGTCGCTGCTAAGGTCTTCATCCAGCGAGATTATACCAACGGCACCGTGTGCCAGTTCCAAACCAAGTTCCCCTCTGAGCTGGAGACCAGG ATTGACAAGCAGCAGTTCGAGGAGACGGTGCGGACACTGAATAACCTGTACGCTGAAGCGGAGAAGCTGGGAAGCCAGTCATATATCGAAGGCTGTCTGGCTTGCCTCACGGCGTACACCGTCTTCCTGTGTATGGAGACTCACTATGAGAAG GTTTTGAAGAAGATTGCAAAGTACATTCAGGAGCAGAACGACAAGATCTACGCACCACGAGGCCTCCTGCTCACCGACCCCATCGAGAGAGGCCTGCGAGTC ATCGAGGTCACCATCTTTGAAGACAGAAGCCTGACCAGATAA
- the LOC139283992 gene encoding golgin subfamily A member 7-like isoform X2 has product MRQQAAVAAKVFIQRDYTNGTVCQFQTKFPSELETRIDKQQFEETVRTLNNLYAEAEKLGSQSYIEGCLACLTAYTVFLCMETHYEKVLKKIAKYIQEQNDKIYAPRGLLLTDPIERGLRVIEVTIFEDRKLAVSSPAAAVSRTSPVSIVTTSPSFSKRIFREGAWIHFTVPLPGVTRP; this is encoded by the exons ATGAGGCAACAGGCAGCCGTCGCTGCTAAGGTCTTCATCCAGCGAGATTATACCAACGGCACCGTGTGCCAGTTCCAAACCAAGTTCCCCTCTGAGCTGGAGACCAGG ATTGACAAGCAGCAGTTCGAGGAGACGGTGCGGACACTGAATAACCTGTACGCTGAAGCGGAGAAGCTGGGAAGCCAGTCATATATCGAAGGCTGTCTGGCTTGCCTCACGGCGTACACCGTCTTCCTGTGTATGGAGACTCACTATGAGAAG GTTTTGAAGAAGATTGCAAAGTACATTCAGGAGCAGAACGACAAGATCTACGCACCACGAGGCCTCCTGCTCACCGACCCCATCGAGAGAGGCCTGCGAGTC ATCGAGGTCACCATCTTTGAAGACAGAA agttagcagttagctcgccagctgcagcagtttcaCGAACTAGCCCTGTGAGTATAGTCACTACGTCACCAAGCTTCTCGAAACGAATATTTCGCGAAGGCGCATGGATTCATTTCACTGTACCACTTCCTGGTGTGACCCGGCCTTAA